From the Catalinimonas alkaloidigena genome, the window TGCGGAACGGTTCGCTGCCGTCGGGACTGAAGCGGACCAGCGCGCCCAGGTCCTGTGTACCTCCCCGAGAAGCCAGCGCGTACAGGTAGCCATCTTGGGCTTGCGTCAGCCCCTGGAAATCAAAACCATTTTCGATGCTTTCGTTATAGGTTTCTTCATCGTAACCAGTTTCTACACGGCCGATGCGCTGCACCTGATTGCCCAGGCTGTCGAACCGGATGGCGTTGGTTTCGGATCCACCGAACGAAGTATATCCACCGTTGTAATAATCATAGCCCGAGTAAGCGGTATAGAAACTGCCGTTTTTGCCTTGCGAAAGGCCCACTTGCCAGCGGAAGCCCGCCTTGTAAAAATCCTGACCGTCATTGGCGGGGTAGAGTTCGCCCAGCTGCTGGTAACCGCTGCCGTCCAGCCGGATGCGAAACAGGTTGCCGGAAGCGCCGATGAGGGCGGGAGTGGAGGCCTGGGCAATCGTACCGTACAGATACGTGCCGCCTGTGTAGAGCAGGTTTCCTTTGGGATGACCGAACGTAAAATCCTGCAGGATCTGGTAGGTAGCGTCCGTCAGGTCGTAACGGAACAGAAGCCCGCCGGGGCTTATTCCGCCGTCCTGTGCGGTCCCGTACAACGACTGCCCTATCAGGAGAAGACTGTTGCCATCGGGTTGTTTGCCCAGCGGAAACCCGAGCCCGTGCACCGGCTTTCGAGCGCCGTCAGGAGCGTAACACACAAGTTGTCCGGGTATACGATACGTCGAAAAATTGGAAGTGTAATAGTCGGTTGCAACGTAAAACTTCCCATCGGGTCCGTAAGTAAGCCCGACAAAAGGACGTTCATGGCGAGTGGTTTGGAGGTAATGATATTTATTGCTGGCGTCAATTTTGAAAATAGTCCCGCGTGCCGCAGGATCATACTCAAGCACTGTTTCCTGAGCGGCGTTGAAGGTATAGCCGTAGGGCCGTCCGTCGTACCCGATCGTCAGGTTACGAATCAGCGTGCCGGGGACTGGTTCTTCCGAAATATCGTAGACGGCCGGGTTCATTAAATAGGCATCGTACCGATGATGTAGTGGATCATTCAGGTACAGAAACCCGCTGCCGCTGGGCGCCAGGCGGTAGACCACTACATCGTAGCCAACTAACGCCAGACCGTACAGGTAGCCGTCGCCTGCCAGGACCACCCCGCCCAGCGGACTGGCATTGGCTGCAAACCGGTGGACAATCCGGTACGTTCCGTCGAAATCCAACCGATAGACGGTGCCGGTCGTGGTGCCGTACAGGCTGTTTCGTACCCGGATCGGAGCGGCCACGGGGCGGCCGCCGTCCTGAGGGTGGAAGTCCCGCAATTTTTTATAGTCGCCGCTCTGGCGCAGGCGAAAGGCCGTGCCCCAGCCGTACTTGCCGCCTTCTGCCGCGACTCCGTACAGAAACCCGTTCGGATCGCGGACCAGCCGTTCCAGCGGCTTCTGCCCTTCGAGGGGGGGAAGCGAACGACGTACCACCAGCTTTCCCTGGGGGCTGATCCGGTAAAAGTACGTGGCGGTAAATCCGTAGAAGTTACCGTCGCGTCCCTGTTGCAGGCCCGTTTGCGGGCGGCCGTCCTGCGGGCGAAATGCGTAGAGCAGCGCAAAGGAACCGTCGTGGTGCGTACGCACAATGCTGCCGTAGCCGTACTGCCCGCCCTGGGACGTCACGGTGTACAGCGTGCCGTCGGACGCCACCAGCGGGCGGTCGGTGGGCTCGTAGCCTACGTCTGGAAACTCCAGTTCAACCCGGAAGTCGGAGCCATCTTTGTTCATCGAGTACAGTTGTCCGGCCTGATACGTGCCGCCATTTTCGGTGGTGCCGTACAGGCGTTGCGCCGAGGCGGGTACCTGCGTGAGCACGTGGCACAGCACGGCCATGATCGAAAGGCGCGCCCATCGACAAGTAGAGAGGAAGTGTAAACGCATGGTGTTGTGGTGGAAGATGATTACCCAAAAAACGAACCGCGCTTCGTGTAGCGAGCGTACGAGAAGCATCGGGAAGGCAATCTATAAAACTCTTCGGATGGAATTTTATTAACAAAATATAGTCTGAAAAAAAGCGCATTATTTTTTCAGAACCGCTTGGCATCAGGCAATTGAGTAGGAACCGGTTGCCATCAACCGAGGACGGGGCACAACCCCGAATCGAACGATGCCCTTCTCGGCGCGAGACCTCTGTCATAGCAAGGCAAAAGAGGATTGCTTCGCCAAACGTCAGGTCTGCGAAGCAGGTCTCTCTTCAAAAAGGCAAGTGCGGTCAACGCGGTGGCGCTTAGTCCCGATCAAGGGCCGGAGGAAGGCGAAAGAAATGTGCAAAATCAGGCTGCAAGGCCGCGGCAAAAAACGTGAATCGGGCCTGGGCAGAACTGGTGTTCAGGCCCTTATCTTTGCGCCCTTGCTTGCTTCCAACCCTGGGCACATGCGCCCGCGCGCCACCATGAAAAATACGCTTCTCATTATCGACGATGAAAAAGACATCCGGCACCTGCTGGCCAAACTGCTCGAATACGAAGGTTACGAGGTGCTGACCACCGATAAAGCGAAGAGCGGGTTGCAGTTGCTCCAAGAACAACCGGTGCAGGTGGTGCTGTGTGATGTGAAATTGCCCGACGCCAATGGCATTGCGCTGGTGAAGGAAATCAAAACCCTTTCGCCGGAGACAGAGGTGATTTGCTTGACGGCATACGGTACCATTCAGGACGGCGTGCAGGCCATGAAAAACGGGGCGTTCGATTACCTGGTGAAAGGCGATGATAACAACAAGATCATCCCGATGGTCAGCAAGGCGGAGGAAAAGGCCCGATTGCAATTCCGCATCAGAGAGCTGGAGCGTCGCGTGGCTCAAACGTACGATTTCGACCAGATCATCGGCCACTCATCGCTGTTGCAGGCGGCCGTGCAACTGGCGCGGAAAGTAGCGCCCTCCGAAGCCACCGTGCTGCTGACCGGCCCCACCGGAACGGGCAAGGAAGTGTTTGCCCACGCCATTCATGCGGCCAGCACCCGCCGGCACCAAGCGTTCGTCGTGGTCAATTGCAGTGCCTTTGGGCGCGACCTACTGGAAAGCGAGCTGTTCGGCTACCGGACGGGGGCGTTTACCGGGGCTACGAAGGACAAGAAAGGCTTGTTTGAAGAGGCGCACCGGGGCACCCTTTTCCTGGACGAAATCGGAGAATTGAACCTCGACCTGCAGGCGAAACTGCTGCGGGTGCTGGAGTCCGGGGCGTTTTTAAAAGTGGGCGATACCAAAGAGACACAGGTCGACGTGCGGGTGATCGCTGCCACCAACCGTCGCCTGGAAGAAGAGAGCCTGCAGGGAAAATTCCGGGAGGATCTGTTTTACCGCCTGTCGGTCTTTCAACTCAAACTGCCTTCCCTCAACGAACGAACGGAAGACATTCCGCTACTGACCGAGCATTTTGCCGCCCAGTTCGGACGGAAAACCGGAAAGAAAATCAACCACATTGACCGCGCCTACCTGGAAGCCCTGAAGAAACACACGTGGCGGGGAAACATCCGAGAACTGCGCAACCTCGTGGAGCGCTCGGTGATTCTGGCCGACGGCGATACCCTGACGAAGGACCTGTTGCCGCTGGATTTCGAGGCGCTCCGACCAGGCGTATCGACCGGCTTGTTCGACCTCCACGAAGTCGAAAGGCGGCACATCCAACAGGTGCTGCAACACGTCCACGGCAACAAAACCAAAGCCGCCGCACTCCTGGGCATCGGCCTGTCGACGCTGTACCGACGCATGGAAGAAGATCAGATCGAAGGCTAGGGAAATCGGACGACAACCCCTGCCGGTTGCCAAAAACGAGCGTGTCTACGCTCTATTTTTACCCCAGACCATTGTGGTCCACAAGCGACGCACGCCTTGGGTCTGAGCGGCGCATATCCCATTTTTTTGCGTAGTTGCTCACAAATAAAGGTGTCTTCGAGGTTATCCCCATCAGAAGGAGATGGCGGCCGGCCGCCCCGGTCGCTAGCGCTCGCCAGGACGTTTTTGAGTACATCATTCCCCATTCGATCTACTTCCATCCGTCGAAGTAAGTACTTCTCCCACCCTTTCATTTTGAGAAACCTTGTCAAAATGAAAGGGTCATTCCGCCTCACCCGTAAACGCTCTTTGCAGCATTTTATTTGTAAGGATCTGGTTTTCAGATGATTGGCAAAAATCCGTGTCGGGATTGAATGCGTCGGCATTGGATTTGGCAGGGGGAAGGAGAAAATGAAAAGAGGTCGGCCCAAGCGAAGCCCCGCCCCATGACACAGCAAGTTTCCGGCGCGCTTTGCTTCAGCCGACCGAGTACCACTTAACCATCCCTGCTGTATGGATATCCTGATGACACTCGCCATGCTTCTGCTGGCCGGAGCTGTTTTCGGACTGCTGTATCGGTCCGTCGACTATTTCCAACACCTGTTAAAAAAATAACGCCATGATCGTCTTATTGCTGGTCGCCCTGGCGGCCTTCGGCTACCTGTTTTACGCCATGGTTCATCCCGAAAAATTTTAAGCCGATGACTACCGAAATCCTAGGCGTGAGTTTCACCTTCTTCCTATCCGTTGTACTGGCCTGGCCGCTGGGTAAGTACCTGACCCGGGTGTTTCGGGGCGAGGCCACCTGGCTGGACTTTCTGGCCCCTGTGGAAAGGGGAATTTTCCAGCTGGCGGGCGTAGACCCCAACCGCCTCATGGACTGGCGGCAAAACCTGAAAGCGCTGCTGGGCCTCAACGCCGGTTTCTTTGTCCTGGCCTTTCTAGCACTGGTGTGGCAGGGCCGACAACCCTTCTGGAATCCGGTAGGCCTTGGCAACTGGGAGCCGACCCTGGCCTTCAACACGGCCGTCAGCTTCGTAACCAATACCAACCTGCAACACTACAGCGGCGAAACCGGGGCTTCGTATTTCACTCAACTGCTCGTCTTCTGCTGGTTGCAGTTTGTCAGCGCCGGCACGGGGATGGCTGCCTGCGCCCTGCTGTTTCAGGGCCTGAAAAACCGGACTGGCCACCACCTGGGCAACTTCTATGCGCTGATGCTTAAAAGCTGCACCCGCGTGCTGCTGCCGCTGGCGATGGGGCTGTCGCTCTTCCTGACGTTCCAGGGCGTGCCGACTCACTTCACGGGGTTGCAGGACGTGACCACGCTGGAAGGGGAGGCGATGCGAGTGGCGAGCGGACCGGCGGCACCGATGATCGCCATCAAGCAGCTGGGCACCAACGGAGGCGGCTTCTTCGGTCCCAACGCCGCCCATCCGTTCGAGAACCCCACGTACCTGACCAACCTGGCCGAAAACGTCGCCATTCTCCTGCTTCCCATGGCCCTGGTCTTTGCCTTCGGGTTCTACCTGGAGCGGCGAACGCTGGCGCTGCGTTTTTTCGGGATCATGACGCTGCTGTTTGTCACCTTCGTGGCGATCTCCGTGACGGTCGAGACGAAGGGCAACCCGGCACTTTCCGCGCTGGGGCTCGCGGCCGGTCAGCCCAATCTGGAAGGGAAGGAAGTTCGGCTCGGGGCGGCGGCGGCGGCCTTCTGGGGCGTGTCGACCACGTCGACCTCCAACGGCTCGGTCAACAGCATGCACGACAGCCATACGCCGCTTTCCGGGGGCATCTTTTTGCTGGACATGTTCATCAACGCCATCTACGGCGGGGTGGGCGTGGGGCTGATCAACTTCATGGTGTTCGTTGTGGTCGCGGTGTTTATCGCCGGGCAGATGATCGGCCGGACCCCCGACCTGCTGGGCAAGAAAATCGAAGCGCCGGAGGTCACAATCGCGGCCCTGGTGGTGATCCTCCACCCGCTGCTGATTCTGGCGGGCACGGCCCTGGCCAGCATGGGCATCGTTCAACATCCGGGCTACGGCTGGCTCCACAATCCTACCTATCACGGCTTTTCCGAAATGCTCTACGAGGCGACCTCGGCTGCGGCCAACAACGGCTCCGGCCTGGAAGGACTGGGTGACAATACCCCCTTCTGGAACCTGCTCACCGGCATTTTAATGCTCCTGGGACGTTACCTGCCCATCATCGGCCCGTTGGCGCTGGTGGGGTCGCTGGCGGCGAAAAAGCCCGTCCCCGTCACGGCCGGTTCGCTGCCTCTGGAGAGTCCGGCGTTCGGGGCGGTGCTGCTGGCCGTGATTCTGATCGTGGCGGCACTG encodes:
- a CDS encoding T9SS type A sorting domain-containing protein, which codes for MRLHFLSTCRWARLSIMAVLCHVLTQVPASAQRLYGTTENGGTYQAGQLYSMNKDGSDFRVELEFPDVGYEPTDRPLVASDGTLYTVTSQGGQYGYGSIVRTHHDGSFALLYAFRPQDGRPQTGLQQGRDGNFYGFTATYFYRISPQGKLVVRRSLPPLEGQKPLERLVRDPNGFLYGVAAEGGKYGWGTAFRLRQSGDYKKLRDFHPQDGGRPVAAPIRVRNSLYGTTTGTVYRLDFDGTYRIVHRFAANASPLGGVVLAGDGYLYGLALVGYDVVVYRLAPSGSGFLYLNDPLHHRYDAYLMNPAVYDISEEPVPGTLIRNLTIGYDGRPYGYTFNAAQETVLEYDPAARGTIFKIDASNKYHYLQTTRHERPFVGLTYGPDGKFYVATDYYTSNFSTYRIPGQLVCYAPDGARKPVHGLGFPLGKQPDGNSLLLIGQSLYGTAQDGGISPGGLLFRYDLTDATYQILQDFTFGHPKGNLLYTGGTYLYGTIAQASTPALIGASGNLFRIRLDGSGYQQLGELYPANDGQDFYKAGFRWQVGLSQGKNGSFYTAYSGYDYYNGGYTSFGGSETNAIRFDSLGNQVQRIGRVETGYDEETYNESIENGFDFQGLTQAQDGYLYALASRGGTQDLGALVRFSPDGSEPFRKMLDFADVPGESPQGKLLAGRNGYLYGITATNVFRYHPGTAAYQSLHALEDGIGNLYWGQDGYLYGSTRQGVFRLRPDGSGFQQLYTFAAPVTTTGGVVLYEESTVPPVMAPLALEAECAQFGSAWQTNLHSTQASQGGYIFSTTYGHTPQGKASHRVRFQVDIANPGAYQIAARVKALSTNRNSFWVRVNDGPWTLWNGLPTGEAYQWSFFPEVHYTLPAGVATIDLEFREPYTQLDKLLIGQDLELPEGEGPQAHNCGERRDRSTQEATDLNAAVQVYPNPTTGRFHVVAPTDGTEIRLMDIRGQQLRNVAYQRTAEGWEINLQQHPAGIYLLQVQTAEGLLHQRIVKQ
- a CDS encoding sigma-54-dependent transcriptional regulator, with amino-acid sequence MRPRATMKNTLLIIDDEKDIRHLLAKLLEYEGYEVLTTDKAKSGLQLLQEQPVQVVLCDVKLPDANGIALVKEIKTLSPETEVICLTAYGTIQDGVQAMKNGAFDYLVKGDDNNKIIPMVSKAEEKARLQFRIRELERRVAQTYDFDQIIGHSSLLQAAVQLARKVAPSEATVLLTGPTGTGKEVFAHAIHAASTRRHQAFVVVNCSAFGRDLLESELFGYRTGAFTGATKDKKGLFEEAHRGTLFLDEIGELNLDLQAKLLRVLESGAFLKVGDTKETQVDVRVIAATNRRLEEESLQGKFREDLFYRLSVFQLKLPSLNERTEDIPLLTEHFAAQFGRKTGKKINHIDRAYLEALKKHTWRGNIRELRNLVERSVILADGDTLTKDLLPLDFEALRPGVSTGLFDLHEVERRHIQQVLQHVHGNKTKAAALLGIGLSTLYRRMEEDQIEG
- the kdpF gene encoding K(+)-transporting ATPase subunit F translates to MIVLLLVALAAFGYLFYAMVHPEKF
- the kdpA gene encoding potassium-transporting ATPase subunit KdpA — encoded protein: MTTEILGVSFTFFLSVVLAWPLGKYLTRVFRGEATWLDFLAPVERGIFQLAGVDPNRLMDWRQNLKALLGLNAGFFVLAFLALVWQGRQPFWNPVGLGNWEPTLAFNTAVSFVTNTNLQHYSGETGASYFTQLLVFCWLQFVSAGTGMAACALLFQGLKNRTGHHLGNFYALMLKSCTRVLLPLAMGLSLFLTFQGVPTHFTGLQDVTTLEGEAMRVASGPAAPMIAIKQLGTNGGGFFGPNAAHPFENPTYLTNLAENVAILLLPMALVFAFGFYLERRTLALRFFGIMTLLFVTFVAISVTVETKGNPALSALGLAAGQPNLEGKEVRLGAAAAAFWGVSTTSTSNGSVNSMHDSHTPLSGGIFLLDMFINAIYGGVGVGLINFMVFVVVAVFIAGQMIGRTPDLLGKKIEAPEVTIAALVVILHPLLILAGTALASMGIVQHPGYGWLHNPTYHGFSEMLYEATSAAANNGSGLEGLGDNTPFWNLLTGILMLLGRYLPIIGPLALVGSLAAKKPVPVTAGSLPLESPAFGAVLLAVILIVAALAFFPALVLGPLADYFTF